A stretch of the Acyrthosiphon pisum isolate AL4f chromosome A2, pea_aphid_22Mar2018_4r6ur, whole genome shotgun sequence genome encodes the following:
- the LOC100568592 gene encoding uncharacterized protein LOC100568592 has product MLPRILVAVQILHAIVLAEILKPTWHQYYYPGHHAYGIRYFEKLASMRENFQKGIPYNKWGFYNRIDTASVTESKKTRRLRVGSGWWKLVPPTGAEINCEFPSTVPVISNIVWERVDPGKADKEMAMRRMGEVQTYDMHLRPKGSTLHFHDVTPLDKGLYRCLASSVDRLTGEPQTVFQDTDFYPDVV; this is encoded by the exons ATGTTGCCGCGGATTTTGGTGGCCGTTCAGATATTGCACGCCATCGTGTTGGCTGAAATCCTGAAACCCACCTGGCACCAGTACTATTACCCAGGACATCACGC ttACGGTATACGGTATTTTGAAAAGCTGGCTTCGATGCGAGAGAACTTCCAGAAGGGAATACCATACAACAA ATGGGGATTTTACAACCGAATAGACACTGCGTCAGTGACGGAGAGCAAAAAGACACGAAGACTGCGAGTGGGCAGTGGATGGTGGAAGCTGGTACCACCGACTGGAGCCGAGATAAATTGTGAATTTCCGAGTACTGTGCCGGTGATATCT AACATCGTGTGGGAACGAGTGGACCCGGGCAAAGCGGACAAGGAGATGGCCATGAGGCGAATGGGCGAGGTGCAGACGTACGACATGCACCTGAGGCCCAAAGGCAGTACGTTGCATTTCCACGATGTGACGCCTCTGGACAAGGGCCTTTACAGGTGTCTGGCGTCGTCCGTGGACAGGCTGACGGGTGAACCGCAGACGGTGTTTCAAGACACTGACTTCTACCCGGATGTGGTCTGA